A genomic stretch from Thunnus maccoyii chromosome 19, fThuMac1.1, whole genome shotgun sequence includes:
- the slc2a11l gene encoding solute carrier family 2 member 11, like yields the protein MTQYLTLLLDCPVVIATIFISGIGGTFQYGFAISVMTSPSAFIKELVNQTCLQRYGVSLQQWQVSLIWSFTVSIFCIGGLVGSLVAGLLISKFGRKKCLLLNNFVAIIGAVLMLLSQTAMSFEMIMVGRFLYGINSGVNLSAHTLYLVECTPKRLRGMVGVTVATFISMGKFFGQLLGISELLGTEERWPWLLGFNGLTALLQLVTLPFLPESPRFLLLDRGDRQACEKALKRLWGDKDYSREVEEMLEEKAALQSVRSHSVMELIQNQTIRWQLFTIIVAFVTLQLCGINAVYFYSFDVFRAAGIQEHQLRYAALGTGLCELCTSVACFMIIESTGKKMLLCRGYMAMSATLVLLIISLYLQSQVSWMPYCSMVLIFIFISCFSGGPAGVTAPLPGELFTQSFKSAGYTIACTINWTGLFVLGMIFPILVENLDYFCFLIFLFFCTICGLYTWFNVPETKNLTALEIAAEFQRMHCKSGKSQRKQSTEQTPDSIKPCETKL from the exons ATGACACAGTACTTAACACTCTTG CTAGACTGTCCTGTTGTAATTGCCACCATTTTTATCTCTGGCATCGGTGGGACATTTCAGTATGGATTCGCTATATCTGTGATGACCTCCCCCTCCGCT TTTATAAAGGAGCTGGTGAACCAAACATGTCTGCAGAGATACGGAGTCTCGTTGCAGCAGTGGCAGGTCTCTCTCATCTGGTCCTTCACTGTGTCCATTTTCTGCATTGGGGGGTTGGTGGGATCACTGGTGGCTGGTCTACTGATCTCAAAATTTGGCAG aaaaaaatgccTTTTGTTAAACAATTTTGTGGCTATAATTGGAGCGGTGTTGATGCTCTTGAGCCAAACAGCCATGTCCTTTGAGATGATCATGGTGGGACGATTTCTTTATGGCATCAATTCAG GAGTCAATCTCTCAGCTCATACACTGTACCTCGTCGAATGCACCCCCAAGAGGCTGCGAGGGATGGTGGGAGTTACAGTCGCTACCTTCATCTCGATGGGGAAGTTCTTTGGTCAGCTGCTGGGGATCAG TGAGTTACTTGGTACAGAGGAGAGGTGGCCTTGGCTGCTTGGTTTCAACGGTTTAACTGCGTTACTTCAGCTTGTCACCCTGCCCTTCCTGCCAGAGTCTCCCCGCTTCCTGCTGCTGGACAGAGGAGACCGCCAGGCCTGTGAGAAAG CTTTAAAGAGGCTGTGGGGTGACAAGGACTACagcagagaggtggaggagatgCTGGAGGAGAAAGCTGCCCTGCAGAGCGTTCGCAGCCACTCAGTTATGGAGCTGATTCAGAACCAAACAATCCGCTGGCAGCTCTTTACCATCATCGTTGCCTTCGTCACACTGCAGCTCTGCGGCATCAACGCC GTGTACTTTTATTCTTTTGATGTGTTTCGTGCGGCAGGAATCCAAGAGCACCAGTTACGTTATGCCGCCTTGGGAACAGGGCTGTGTGAGCTGTGCACCTCTGTAGCCTGT TTCATGATAATTGAGAGTACAGGcaaaaaaatgctgctgtgcAGAGGATACATGGCAATGTCTGCTACACTGGTTCTCCTCATCATCAGTCTGTACCTGCAA agtCAGGTTTCCTGGATGCCGTACTGCAGCATGGTCCTCATTTTCATCTTCATATCATGTTTTTCTGGTGGACCTG CTGGAGTTACAGCTCCTCTTCCAGGGGAATTGTTTACTCAGTCATTCAAATCAGCCGGCTACACCATTGCCTGCACCATCAACTGGACAGGCCTGTTTGTGCTGGGGATGATCTTCCCTATCTTAGTG GAGAATCTGGATTACTTTTGCTTTCTCATATTCCTGTTTTTTTGCACCATCTGTGGGCTGTACACGTGGTTCAACGTCCCTGAGACCAAGAATCTGACAGCGCTGGAGATCGCTGCAGAGTTTCAGAGGATGCACTGCAAATCCGGAAAGTCACAGAGGAAACAATCCACTGAACAGACACCTGACAGCATCAAACCATGCGAGACCAAATTGTGA